GAGAGAGATCAATACATGGAAATGTATTAAAAGGAAGAAGCCTTGACACTGTTGGTGTCAGGGCTTTTCTTATTTATAAAGTTGTTTTTTGAGCAATTGCTAATATCCTAACCCTGAATATCCAATAAACTAGTGGTCATGAGATGAATACATTTTCAAATCTGTTGAATTTTATCACTTTATTATTCAATATTATCTACAAAATAAATTGGATCGTCACTTTCTAGTAGGATAGTTTTTATTACTTTCAGAGTAGTAATATCTCTTACTGTAATTATTGTTTTATCATTTACGTATGAACGTGTATATACTTCGGGTTTTGAGTCATCAACATTTAATATTTGTTCATCTGTATTACTAGAAATGATTTGCATCGTAGGTGTAGCTTTATCAAAGTTTAATTTAGCTAGATAGGACTTATCTTCATCATTTAGTTTAAAGTTTATTAGTATTGTGTTATTGTCTATGCTAACATTTTTATTATAAGTTATAATCTTAGGGTTACCAGAAAAGGGAGCGAAAGAATAGAATGGAAATTTTTTGATATTTAAGTCGCTGTCTATACTAACTATATCTCCATTGAACATAAATAAATAAAGTTTTTCATCTGGACTAGTATAAGTAAAATAATTAGGCATATTATCCAAGTGTATTTCTTCTAAAGGTTTAAAGTTACTATCCATTTTTTTAATTTGTAAGATACCTTTTTGATCATTAATTGCAGATTTGTTTATACCTACCGCAATTACATAATTTTCTAGTACGGTTATATCATGTGTTCTGAATGCTTCTGATAAGTAATTGCATTTTTTTAAAGTAATATCGCAATATTCATTCTGATTATTGGAATCAAGAATAGTTATTATATATTCAGAATTACTTTTTTTAAAATACTTTTCTATATATTTTTTTTGTTTTGTTTCTATCAAACTCATTTTCTTTGTTTGGGGATTATAATTAATAACTTTATTGTCATTTGAATATGCACCGCTGGCAAAATAAAAATTGTTATCAAATTTAAATACATCTGAAGGAGCGAAGAGTGAATCTTCTATATTGTACTTTTGAATTTCATTTCCATTTAAGTCAATCTGTTTTATATATCCATCTTGGGTAAAAGGTGTATGGAAATGAAATAGCAAATAACCGTTATTTTTTTCTAAAGAAAACTTTCTTATATCAGTTACAGGTTTTTCTAATTGGATACAACTACTTAGTGTAAATACAAGTGAAATTACTAGGAAAAACTTCATATCATTCTCCTTCCGTCAGGATAATATAGAAAAGCATTTAAACAGATAATCGTGTACAGTTATTGCACACGATTATCAAGGTTACTTAGTATGGATTTTTTTTTATATGAAACGGTGTCATAATCTGCAGCTATATCATAAGGTAAAACAGTTATTAATTTTGGTTTACCACCTCCAATACTGTATCCAGCAGACTTCCAAGCTTTATAAACTAATTTAGAGCAATACCACTGTGATTCATTACCTATCGTAGTTTTCAGTTTATAAGGGTCACCTACTTGTTTCATCGCATAATTTACAGCATTGATATATGCTTTATCAGGTGCATTTTTTACATAATATTGTTGTTCATCAGGAACAGTTGACCAATACTTTGAGGCAGATTGATGTACCACTCCTGGTTTAGGGAGAGCTTCAATTACTTTATCTTTCGTAGTACTTAAGATACCAGCATGTCCAAGAGCAAAACCACCTGTTTTAGCCCTAAAACTTATCAGGATATCTCCTTTCCCACTCCAACCGCTTATGGCTCTTGAAGCACCTACTTTAGATTCATTAACGAACTCAGTATTTCCTTTTTGGTTTGCAACATCATATAAAAGACTGTCAATTTCATTTAAACTATTAATTTAGAAGAGGTTTTGTCAGCAACCAAGTCTGGATCATTTGCTAAAAATTCTTCGACAATATCTGTCCCTTGCAAACTAAAGTGCTGTTTTTCGTCCTCTGTCATGTTTTTATCGTTCTTTATCTGCTCCTTAATTGAATTAAGT
This DNA window, taken from Niallia sp. Man26, encodes the following:
- a CDS encoding YiiX/YebB-like N1pC/P60 family cysteine hydrolase — encoded protein: MNSLNEIDSLLYDVANQKGNTEFVNESKVGASRAISGWSGKGDILISFRAKTGGFALGHAGILSTTKDKVIEALPKPGVVHQSASKYWSTVPDEQQYYVKNAPDKAYINAVNYAMKQVGDPYKLKTTIGNESQWYCSKLVYKAWKSAGYSIGGGKPKLITVLPYDIAADYDTVSYKKKSILSNLDNRVQ